The following coding sequences are from one Musa acuminata AAA Group cultivar baxijiao chromosome BXJ1-6, Cavendish_Baxijiao_AAA, whole genome shotgun sequence window:
- the LOC103990189 gene encoding mitochondrial uncoupling protein 1, producing MPLFYWCIVYFQHISPSYFVIPPQQPSPVFHPGVPSYRLPPDRSEPAVAMADHRTKTEISFAGRFASSAIAACFAELCTIPLDTAKVRLQLQKKAATDAMAMAKYRGMLGTVATIAREEGMTALWKGIVPGLHRQCLFGGLRIGLYEPVKSFYVGENFVGDIPLSKKILAGLTTGALAITVANPTDLVKVRLQAEGKLPPGVPRRYSGALNAYSTIVRQEGLGALWTGLGPNVARNAIINAAELASYDEVKQTILKIPGFTDNVFTHLLSGLGAGFFAVCIGSPVDVVKSRMMGDSAYKSTLDCFVKTMKNEGPLAFYKGFLPNFGRLGSWNVIMFLTLEQVKKLFAREVPV from the exons ATGCCACTCTTTTATTGGTGTATCGTCTATTTCCAACACATTTCTCCTTCCTATTTTGTTATCCCCCCTCAACAACCCTCCCCGGTCTTTCATCCCGGAGTTCCATCCTACCGCCTCCCCCCAGATCGCAGTGAGCCTGCAGTGGCCATGGCCGATCACCGCACCAAGACGGAGATCTCCTTCGCCGGAAGGTTCGCCAGCAGCGCCATCGCAGCCTGCTTCGCTGAG CTGTGCACGATCCCTCTTGACACTGCAAAAGTGAGGCTTCAGCTGCAGAAGAAAGCAGCTACAGATGCCATGGCCATGGCAAAGTACAGAGGAATGCTAGGAACTGTTGCAACCATCGCAAGGGAGGAAGGAATGACAGCACTTTGGAAAGGCATCGTGCCTGGTTTGCATCGCCAATGTCTTTTTGGAGGTTTACGGATTGGGTTGTATGAGCCG GTAAAGTCCTTCTATGTTGGTGAAAATTTTGTGGGAGATATTCCTTTGTCCAAGAAAATTCTCGCTGGTCTTACAACTG GTGCCTTGGCGATTACTGTGGCAAATCCAACTGATCTAGTGAAAGTACGACTTCAAGCGGAAGGGAAGCTTCCACCTGGTGTACCAAGACGGTATTCAGGAGCATTGAATGCTTACTCCACAATAGTCAGACAG GAAGGACTCGGGGCTCTCTGGACTGGTCTTGGTCCTAATGTTGCACGTAATGCAATTATAAATGCTGCTGAGTTGGCTAGTTACGATGAAGTCAAACAG ACAATTCTGAAAATCCCTGGATTCACAGATAATGTTTTTACTCATCTTTTGTCTGGTCTGGGTGCTGGTTTTTTTGCTGTTTGTATTGGTTCTCCTGTTGATGTG GTGAAGTCAAGAATGATGGGAGATTCAGCCTACAAAAGCACACTTGATTGTTTTGTGAAGACAATGAAAAATGAA GGGCCTTTAGCTTTTTACAAAGGTTTCCTTCCAAATTTTGGTCGGCTCGGATCATGGAATGTGATCATGTTCTTGACATTGGAGCAG GTCAAAAAGTTATTTGCAAGAGAAGTGCCAGTTTAA
- the LOC135677263 gene encoding laccase-24-like yields the protein MAWSSSALLFTFTFIGFVADAAIVEHTFRVGNLTLTRLCEERVVTAVNGQMPGPTIDVNEGDTLVVHAINESPTNMTIHWHGVYQRLSAWADGPNMVTQCSVRPGNNYTYRFNVTGQEGTLWWHAHFSLLRVTVYGALIIRPRGGAAALPFSPPDYEANILLGEWWNANPIDVLNAAYVTGSAPNVSDAFTINGQPGDLYNCSKKHTYKLEVVSGKTYWLRIINAAVNGQFFFKVAGHNFTVVAVDATYTKPYETDVVVIAPGQTVDALMVANAAPGNYYMAARPYISAGPEGPPVDLSTTTGIVKYASVNSSSAPLMPALPGLYDTPTAHRFYTNLTALVRPGDPTVPLAVDEEMFVTIGSGIVPCSPPQFLCNKTTGSASASMNNVSFVFPPTTPFLVAHYNNLSIYKTDFPDNPPVFFDFTNPAVNTDPALRPLRNTVQDIRLKKVKYNATVEIVLQNTAIEGAENHPIHLHSFNFFVLAQGFGNYNATAAVSSFNLVDPQVRNTIAVPAGGWAVIRFVANNPGVWFMHCHFDIHLALGLGTAFWVENGNTPDSILPPPPPDYPTC from the exons ATGGCTTGGTCCTCCTCTGCGCTGCTGTTCACCTTCACCTTCATCGGCTTTGTGGCGGATGCAGCGATCGTGGAGCACACCTTCCGT GTTGGAAATCTGACTCTGACACGGCTGTGCGAAGAGAGAGTGGTGACTGCAGTGAACGGCCAAATGCCAGGCCCGACGATAGATGTCAACGAAGGTGACACGCTGGTCGTCCATGCCATCAACGAATCGCCCACCAACATGACGATTCACTG GCACGGCGTGTACCAGAGGCTGAGCGCTTGGGCTGACGGGCCAAACATGGTCACTCAGTGCTCGGTACGCCCCGGGAACAACTACACCTACAGGTTCAACGTCACGGGCCAAGAAGGCACGCTTTGGTGGCACGCCCACTTCTCCCTCCTCCGGGTTACGGTCTATGGAGCCCTCATCATCCGTCCCAGAGGCGGCGCTGCGGCCTTGCCCTTCTCCCCGCCCGACTATGAAGCCAACATCTTACTCG GGGAGTGGTGGAACGCCAATCCGATCGATGTGTTGAACGCGGCCTACGTTACCGGTAGTGCCCCCAACGTCTCCGATGCATTCACCATCAATGGCCAGCCCGGCGACTTGTACAATTGCTCCAAGAAGC ACACCTACAAGCTCGAAGTCGTTTCCGGGAAGACCTACTGGCTCCGGATCATCAACGCTGCAGTCAATGGTCAGTTCTTCTTCAAGGTTGCCGGGCACAACTTCACGGTTGTCGCCGTGGACGCCACCTACACCAAGCCTTACGAGACCGACGTGGTGGTCATCGCCCCCGGCCAGACGGTGGACGCTCTCATGGTCGCCAACGCCGCCCCGGGCAACTACTACATGGCCGCCCGCCCCTACATCAGCGCAGGTCCTGAAGGCCCACCCGTCGACCTCAGCACCACCACCGGCATCGTCAAGTACGCGTCCGTCAACAGTTCTTCTGCCCCCCTGATGCCGGCCTTGCCGGGCCTCTACGACACCCCGACCGCCCACCGATTCTACACCAACCTGACCGCTCTCGTTAGGCCGGGGGATCCCACCGTCCCTCTCGCCGTGGATGAGGAGATGTTCGTCACCATCGGGTCGGGCATCGTTCCCTGCTCACCGCCACAATTTCTGTGCAACAAGACCACGGGGTCAGCATCCGCCAGCATGAACAACGTATCGTTTGTGTTCCCCCCCACGACGCCGTTTCTGGTGGCACACTATAACAATTTGAGCATATACAAGACCGACTTCCCCGACAACCCGCCGGTGTTCTTCGACTTCACGAACCCCGCCGTGAACACCGACCCGGCTCTGCGGCCGCTGCGCAACACAGTCCAAGACATCAGGTTGAAGAAGGTGAAGTACAACGCGACGGTGGAGATAGTGCTGCAGAACACGGCGATAGAGGGGGCGGAGAACCACCCGATACACCTCCACAGCTTCAACTTCTTTGTGCTCGCGCAGGGCTTCGGAAACTACAACGCGACGGCGGCGGTGAGCAGCTTCAATCTGGTGGACCCGCAGGTGAGGAACACCATCGCTGTGCCCGCGGGCGGATGGGCCGTCATCCGATTCGTCGCCAACAACCCAG GTGTATGGTTCATGCACTGCCATTTCGACATCCACTTGGCTCTTGGTTTGGGGACGGCTTTCTGGGTGGAGAACGGCAACACCCCGGACTCCATTCTGCCCCCACCGCCTCCGGACTACCCCACTTGTTAA
- the LOC135677265 gene encoding 17.3 kDa class I heat shock protein-like: MSLIPFGFGPWRSDVFDPFSLDVWDPFEGFPFESPLCFPRLSFPPVAFSGEASAFNAARVDWKETPEAHVFTADLPGLRKEEVKVEVEDGRVLQISSERNQEREEKTDTWYRVERSSGKFLRRFRLPENAKVEQVKAAMENGVLTVTVPKEGVMVPNVKSVDISG; the protein is encoded by the coding sequence ATGTCGCTCATCCCCTTCGGATTCGGCCCCTGGCGGAGCGACGTCTTCGATCCCTTCTCCCTCGACGTCTGGGATCCCTTCGAGGGCTTCCCCTTCGAGTCACCTCTCTGCTTTCCCCGTCTCTCCTTCCCTCCCGTCGCCTTCTCCGGCGAGGCCTCGGCCTTCAACGCCGCCCGTGTCGACTGGAAGGAGACCCCCGAGGCCCACGTGTTTACGGCCGATCTGCCCGGACTGAGGAAGGAGGAGGTCAAGGTGGAGGTGGAGGACGGCCGCGTCCTCCAGATCAGCAGCGAGCGGAACCAAGAACGCGAGGAGAAGACCGATACCTGGTACCGCGTCGAGCGGAGCAGTGGCAAGTTCCTTCGGAGGTTCCGCCTGCCGGAGAACGCCAAAGTCGAGCAGGTGAAAGCCGCCATGGAGAACGGCGTCCTCACCGTCACCGTCCCCAAGGAGGGAGTGATGGTGCCCAATGTTAAGTCGGTCGATATCTCCGGTTGA